In the genome of Mycobacterium kansasii ATCC 12478, one region contains:
- the recC gene encoding exodeoxyribonuclease V subunit gamma: MALHLHRAERTDLLADGLGALLADPLPDPFASELVLVAARGMERWLSQHLSQVLGSRGAHGDGVCAAVTFRSPQSLIAEITGTADTDPWSPEAMTWPLLEVIDTVLDEPWCRSLATHLGHFDTDAVEAELRRGRRYSVARRLAGLFASYARQRPALLAGWLDGHLDGVDADLAWQPELWRALVAAVAAEPPHLRHERTVARLTAGPADLPARLSLFGHTRLACTDVQLLGALATHHDLHLWLPHPSDDLWQALAGVHGAVQRRQDTSGHAARHPLLHTLGRDLRELQRALPAAPATDEFLGGTTKPDTLLGWLQADIAANEARPDGRRLAAGDRSVQVHACHGPARQVDVLREVLLGLLEDDPTLQPRDIVVMCPDIETYAPLIVAGFGLGEVAGLGHPGHRLRVRLADRALTQTNPLLGVAAELLVIAGGRATASQVLNLAQAIPVRARFGFSDDDLDVITDWVRQSNIRWGFDRRHRRPYGLERFLHNTWRFGIDRILTGVAMSDDSRAWLDTALPLDDVGSNRVDLAGRLAEYVARLHHVVERLSGAMPLTDWLDALTDGVGLITRCDEDWQQAQLQREFADVRAQAGDRAATLLRLPDVSALLDASLAGRPTRANFRTGTLTVCTMVPMRSVPHRVVCLLGLDDGIFPRHSAPDGDDLLARAPMTGERDVRSEDRQLLLDAIGSATETLVITYTGADEHTGQPRPPAVPLAELLDALDRTTVAPVRRQILTRHPLQPFDRKNVTPGALVPATPFTFDPAALAAAEAATGTRCAPAPFIGDRLPEPPTGDVTLADLLDFFKNPVKGFFRALDVTLPWDVDTVEDEMPVEIDALQAWTVGDRILHDILRGMHPDAAANAEWRRGTLPPGRIGVRKTKEILDCACQLARAALPHMAADGDAYDIDIDLGTGRRLSGTVTPVYGEHLVSVTYSKLAPKHVLTSWIGLVALAAQLPGREWAALCIGRGASRNRTARREFAPAPDPVAVLRDLVSLYDAGRREPLPLPLKTSYAWAQARRDGDDPAAAARERWESNRFRDGDDREPAHLRVWGDKPAFGVLLGSPRPGEETAGEGTRLGALAARLWLPLLNAERTG, from the coding sequence ATGGCGCTTCATCTCCACCGTGCCGAGCGCACCGACCTGCTTGCCGACGGACTCGGCGCCCTGCTGGCCGACCCGCTGCCCGACCCGTTCGCATCGGAGCTGGTGCTGGTCGCCGCCCGCGGCATGGAACGCTGGTTGAGCCAACACCTGTCCCAGGTGTTGGGCAGCCGCGGCGCCCACGGCGACGGAGTGTGCGCCGCCGTTACATTCCGCAGCCCGCAGTCGTTGATCGCCGAGATCACCGGGACCGCCGACACCGACCCGTGGTCGCCGGAGGCCATGACGTGGCCGCTGCTGGAGGTGATCGACACCGTCCTCGACGAACCGTGGTGCCGCTCACTGGCAACACATTTGGGCCACTTCGACACCGACGCCGTCGAGGCCGAGTTGCGCCGCGGTCGCCGCTATTCGGTGGCGCGCCGCCTGGCCGGGCTGTTCGCCTCTTACGCGCGGCAGCGTCCTGCGTTGCTGGCCGGCTGGCTGGACGGGCACCTCGACGGCGTGGACGCCGACCTGGCGTGGCAACCCGAATTGTGGCGGGCATTGGTCGCCGCGGTCGCGGCCGAGCCGCCGCACCTCCGGCACGAACGGACCGTGGCCCGGCTGACCGCGGGCCCGGCCGACTTGCCGGCGCGGCTTTCGCTGTTCGGGCACACCCGGCTGGCGTGCACCGACGTGCAACTGCTCGGCGCGCTGGCCACTCATCACGATCTGCACCTGTGGCTGCCCCACCCCAGTGACGATCTGTGGCAAGCGCTCGCCGGTGTCCACGGCGCGGTGCAACGACGCCAGGACACCAGCGGGCACGCTGCCCGGCATCCGCTGCTGCACACCCTCGGGCGCGACCTGCGGGAGCTGCAACGGGCGCTGCCGGCCGCTCCGGCGACCGACGAATTCCTCGGCGGGACAACCAAACCCGACACGTTGCTGGGCTGGCTGCAAGCCGACATCGCCGCCAACGAGGCGCGCCCAGACGGACGGCGGCTGGCCGCCGGCGACCGCTCGGTGCAGGTCCACGCCTGCCACGGGCCCGCCCGGCAGGTCGACGTGCTGCGCGAGGTGCTGCTCGGTCTACTGGAGGACGACCCGACCCTGCAACCGCGCGACATCGTGGTGATGTGTCCTGATATTGAGACCTACGCGCCGCTGATCGTGGCCGGCTTCGGCCTGGGTGAGGTCGCCGGCCTCGGGCATCCCGGGCACCGGCTTCGGGTCAGGCTCGCCGACCGCGCGCTCACCCAGACCAATCCGCTGCTCGGCGTCGCCGCCGAACTGCTCGTCATTGCCGGCGGTCGGGCCACCGCCAGCCAGGTGCTCAACCTCGCGCAGGCCATCCCGGTGCGCGCCCGCTTCGGTTTCAGCGACGACGATCTCGACGTGATCACCGACTGGGTGCGCCAGTCCAACATCCGGTGGGGCTTCGACCGGCGCCATCGCCGGCCGTACGGCCTGGAGCGTTTCCTGCACAACACCTGGCGGTTCGGCATCGACCGCATCCTCACCGGCGTGGCCATGTCGGACGACTCGCGAGCGTGGCTGGACACCGCGTTGCCCCTCGACGACGTCGGCAGCAACCGGGTGGACCTGGCGGGACGCCTGGCCGAGTACGTCGCGAGGTTACATCACGTGGTCGAACGACTCAGTGGCGCAATGCCGTTGACCGACTGGCTGGATGCGTTGACGGACGGGGTCGGTCTGATCACGCGCTGCGATGAGGATTGGCAGCAGGCGCAGCTACAGCGGGAATTCGCCGATGTCCGCGCGCAAGCCGGCGACCGCGCAGCCACCCTGCTGCGGCTGCCAGATGTGTCGGCGTTACTGGACGCATCACTGGCCGGACGTCCCACCCGGGCCAACTTTCGCACCGGCACCCTGACCGTGTGCACCATGGTGCCGATGCGATCTGTGCCGCATCGGGTCGTGTGCCTGCTCGGCCTCGACGACGGAATCTTCCCGCGGCACAGCGCGCCCGACGGCGACGACCTGCTGGCGCGGGCGCCGATGACCGGTGAGCGTGACGTCCGCTCCGAGGATCGCCAGTTGCTGCTTGACGCAATCGGCTCGGCCACCGAGACATTGGTGATCACCTACACCGGCGCCGACGAACACACCGGCCAGCCGCGTCCGCCGGCCGTGCCGCTCGCCGAGCTGCTCGACGCGCTGGATCGCACGACCGTAGCGCCGGTGCGGCGGCAGATCCTCACCAGACATCCGCTGCAGCCCTTCGACCGCAAGAACGTCACACCCGGGGCACTGGTGCCCGCCACACCGTTCACCTTTGACCCTGCTGCGCTCGCGGCCGCCGAAGCGGCCACCGGAACGCGCTGTGCGCCTGCGCCTTTCATTGGCGACCGGCTGCCTGAGCCGCCCACCGGCGACGTGACGCTGGCCGATCTGCTGGACTTCTTCAAGAACCCCGTCAAAGGATTCTTCCGGGCACTCGACGTCACCCTGCCCTGGGACGTCGACACCGTCGAGGACGAAATGCCCGTCGAGATCGACGCCCTGCAGGCGTGGACGGTCGGCGACCGGATACTGCACGACATCCTGCGCGGCATGCATCCGGACGCGGCCGCCAACGCCGAATGGCGCCGCGGAACCCTGCCGCCCGGGCGCATTGGCGTGCGCAAGACGAAGGAAATCCTCGACTGTGCCTGCCAGCTGGCCCGGGCCGCGCTGCCGCACATGGCGGCCGACGGCGACGCCTACGACATTGACATCGATCTCGGTACCGGCCGCCGGCTCAGCGGGACCGTCACGCCCGTCTACGGCGAGCATCTGGTGTCGGTGACGTACTCGAAGCTGGCGCCCAAGCATGTGCTGACGTCATGGATCGGGCTGGTCGCGTTGGCCGCTCAACTTCCGGGCCGCGAGTGGGCGGCGCTGTGCATCGGCCGCGGAGCCAGCAGGAACCGCACCGCCAGAAGGGAATTCGCACCGGCTCCGGACCCGGTGGCCGTACTGCGCGATCTGGTCTCGCTCTACGATGCGGGCCGGCGCGAGCCGTTGCCGCTGCCATTGAAAACGTCGTACGCGTGGGCGCAGGCGCGCCGGGACGGCGACGACCCCGCAGCGGCCGCGCGAGAAAGGTGGGAGTCCAACAGGTTTCGTGACGGGGACGATCGTGAGCCGGCGCACCTACGGGTCTGGGGCGACAAGCCCGCCTTCGGTGTGCTGCTTGGCTCGCCCCGCCCGGGCGAGGAGACGGCCGGCGAGGGCACCCGCCTGGGTGCGCTGGCGGCCCGGTTGTGGCTGCCGCTGCTCAACGCCGAGAGGACCGGCTGA
- the cynS gene encoding cyanase, with protein sequence MNRSRITEQIVLARLSKGLTWQELADAIGRPVVWTTSALLGQHPIPAELGTVLVEMLGLDASAVPVLAAPPMRGGLPTAVPTDPTIYRFYEALQVYGEAIKELIHEKFGDGIMSAINFSVDVHKKTHSSGDRVVVTFDGKFLPYQWVAADEQ encoded by the coding sequence ATGAACAGATCCCGCATTACCGAACAGATCGTCTTGGCCCGCCTGTCCAAAGGGCTCACCTGGCAGGAACTGGCCGACGCCATCGGTAGACCGGTGGTATGGACGACGTCGGCGCTGCTTGGACAGCACCCTATACCCGCCGAACTCGGTACGGTCCTGGTCGAGATGCTGGGTCTTGACGCATCGGCGGTGCCCGTGCTGGCCGCTCCGCCGATGCGCGGCGGTCTGCCCACCGCGGTGCCCACCGACCCCACGATCTACCGCTTCTACGAAGCGCTGCAGGTCTACGGGGAAGCCATCAAGGAATTGATCCACGAGAAGTTCGGCGACGGCATCATGAGCGCGATCAACTTCAGCGTCGACGTGCACAAGAAGACGCATTCCTCGGGCGACCGCGTGGTGGTGACATTCGACGGGAAATTCCTTCCCTATCAGTGGGTTGCGGCCGACGAGCAGTGA